The DNA window TGATCCACCCGGACGGATGACCTTCATCTCGATTCCTCCCTCGTCATCGTGTCGGGGCTCTGTCTCCTTGGTGACCTTGAAGAACTGCCCCTTGAGATTGACCTCGGACATGGTCTGTGCCCGGTCGTAAAGCCGATGCAGTGCCAGATTGGCCAGCTTTACCATGAGGATGGTAAGGCTGGTTAGCACGCAGTACAGACACCATGTTAGCCATGTGCTGGGAAAGTACTGGAAAAAAAGAACAGAATGCCGATTAGCTTCAGTTGATGGAGATTCAGGATGTGGAACACTACCAGGTAGGCCACAAAGGGCGAGCAGAGCAGGTAGAGCCAGAGGTACAAGTGCACCACGTTGCAGAAGACGCCCTGGTGCGGATCGTAGAAGTAGCCGCCGGTCAGCGAGGCCCACacgccctggcgcagtatctCCAAGGTCTGCGAACCCATGGTGGCCTATACTGCATCTCTTTGCCGCTTCCGCCGAAGCCGCCGCTCCCGCAGAggcttccgtttccgcttaCTCACAGGCTCAGCCCCTCCTCTTCCCGTTTGCCCCCTTGTACCGCTCcgttctattatttttttcggttCTTGGTATTTTTTGCTGATTAAGCCTGACCACCGTTCCCGGTCAGGGGGGGTCGTGGGCGGGGTAGTGGGGGCGTGTGAGAGCAGCAACAAAATCGGGGAGAATCGGTGCTTGCTTTTTCCAAAAGGGGAAAGCTGTGTCGGACTATCCAGCGGATTCGTTGCCGTGTTACTCCTCCAACTGGCGCTTCTCCGTTGTGACTCGCTTTGGACAGCTGCAGGGAGGACCGACGTTTCGTCTCCTGGTCGCTGCAAACGGAAAATCCTGCCGTaaattttcctaaattttcttttgttttacgtttttttcgcaCTGTATTTCCCAACACTTCCCCATAGGAACTGTTGCATTTTGCAGCACTGGAAGAGAAATTGGTCCAAAATTATTAACACTGTTTCTGTGCAGACGGTTTTGGGCGcgagtttttaatttttgaaaaataagatctggtaactatttaaaaaatatgaatactttacactctttttaattttaaataaaaaatacagtAATGTGCATTCTAAACTGATACATTTTGCAAAAAGGTAATAGGCAGCTTTCTTTTGATAAATTGAATACacaaaatttaacaaatttaacattttacatatattatgttatttttcaaaagataaagtccaaaatatatttaaaaaaatccacTATTAAACGTATTAATAAATCCCGTATTAATTAAAACGTATTAAACGTATTAATACTATTAAGTATTAATAAacgtaaaacaaaaaaaaagtgtttttttatttaaactagTTCATGTTTAATGTacatcaattaattaaataagttAATAAACCACATTTTCTTGAGGaaataatatatttcaatatatttcaaattcatttcCTACAATTCAATTACActttaaaactaatttataaTCTTCGCCGTTGCCATTCTTAAACTAAACATTTaggctataaaaaaaatataaatgtatgtaaaaaaaaattggtacGTATCTAACGAATCACAAAGAGATGCCCTGCCCACAGCTCTCCGATCAGATCAGTCTGCGCCTCCCATTGTCGCTGCCACCGTTGCATAGTCAGCGCTCCTCGCTACTGCTCCCGTCTCCGCCGATGAAGTCGTCTCGGAGTCCACCCCGGTGCTCGTAGTTGTGATGGTGATGGAtgtgctcctcctcctcctcctcgtacTCGGGCAATGGAGGCGGTGGTGCCACTGCAGGCGCCGCCAGAGGATGATGGTGCTCGTGGTGGTCATGGTGGTCGTGCTTCTCGTGATGATGGATATGCTCCTTTGTCTGGTGGATTTGGATGGGGCGATGATCT is part of the Drosophila bipectinata strain 14024-0381.07 chromosome XL, DbipHiC1v2, whole genome shotgun sequence genome and encodes:
- the LOC108124037 gene encoding histidine-rich glycoprotein, which gives rise to MDNRSLLLRLSLVVALVILLVCVPETDAGGHQKKKKIVIHVPIHKKIEKHIHTVVKHVHHHHKPLVLKEEKKVIHEDHRPIQIHQTKEHIHHHEKHDHHDHHEHHHPLAAPAVAPPPPLPEYEEEEEEHIHHHHNYEHRGGLRDDFIGGDGSSSEER